Proteins from one Plodia interpunctella isolate USDA-ARS_2022_Savannah chromosome 3, ilPloInte3.2, whole genome shotgun sequence genomic window:
- the Rad23 gene encoding UV excision repair protein RAD23 homolog A: protein MLVTLKTLQQQSFQIEIDPEETVKALKLKIEVEKGKDYAADHQRLIYAGKILLDDNKISTYNIDEKKFIVIMVTKPKSSETPASSTSAPEAGESASTESGDGKDKKPAEEMPKPPAAAAEPERAAEPLLAASEPDFESTVQSIMDMGYNRQQVEQALRASFNNRERAVEYLITGIPEELLQEQEGEEGTDDDPLAFLRDQPQFQQMRAVIQQNPNLLNAVLQQIGQTNPALLQAISQHQQAFVRMLNEPINPSASSGAAAEESAVESGQPQTPHNVIQVSPQDKEAIERLKALGFPEHMVIQAYFACEKNENLAANFLLSQNFDD, encoded by the coding sequence ATGTTGGTGACTTTGAAAACATTACAACAACAAAGCTTCCAAATCGAAATCGACCCAGAAGAAACTGTCAAAGCCCTGAAGCTAAAAATTGAAGTAGAAAAGGGTAAAGATTATGCTGCTGATCACCAACGCCTTATTTACGCTGGGAAGATTCTGCTTGACGATAATAAGATAAGTACCTACAACATAGATGAAAAgaagtttattgttattatggTTACCAAGCCGAAGTCATCAGAAACTCCTGCATCTTCAACTTCCGCTCCAGAGGCCGGTGAAAGTGCTTCAACTGAGAGTGGGGATGGGAAAGATAAGAAACCCGCCGAAGAGATGCCTAAACCACCCGCAGCAGCAGCAGAACCCGAACGCGCCGCTGAACCGCTACTTGCTGCTAGTGAACCTGATTTCGAATCAACAGTTCAGAGCATAATGGACATGGGTTATAATCGTCAGCAAGTTGAACAAGCTTTAAGAGCCTCATTTAACAATCGGGAACGGGCagttgaatatttaataacaggTATACCTGAAGAACTACTTCAAGAACAAGAGGGTGAAGAAGGAACCGATGATGACCCATTAGCATTTCTTCGAGACCAACCTCAGTTTCAGCAAATGCGTGCAGTAATTCAGCAAAACCCAAATTTACTAAATGCTGTACTACAACAGATTGGTCAAACAAACCCAGCTCTCTTACAAGCAATAAGTCAGCACCAACAAGCATTTGTCAGAATGCTTAATGAGCCTATAAATCCTTCAGCATCTAGCGGAGCTGCAGCAGAGGAAAGTGCTGTGGAATCGGGTCAACCACAGACACCACATAATGTAATCCAAGTTTCCCCACAAGATAAGGAAGCTATTGAAAGATTAAAAGCATTGGGATTCCCTGAGCACATGGTTATTCAAGCTTATTTTGCTTGTGAAAAGAATGAAAATCTTGCTGCAAATTTTTTGTTGTcacaaaattttgatgattaa